aggaccaggaaaacacgtctttgaattcgaacaagagttggatcaatgcatccctagttctttcgTCAGCGTGAATGCTTATTATGGTTTCCTGGACCTCTTccaaactacccaaattaactggctcagtttcatttaagtttggcttaggcttattctcaaattgttccaattctcgatttatttccctaaaagcctcgtGTTCATCATATTCTAGTTCTTGGTTTATTATTTGATAGTTAGACAGCGTGttgggatctgggcatgaagtcagCAAGTATGTCATGTTAGTTAAGTCTGCATTATTAGAactaaaagaagaaataagaaaaataacaaaattagaaagaataaagaaagagatttatatacgatgaaatattgatttcattacattgaatttgaagatagaagggtttacattggaattttaaagacaataaactaaatACATTCGAGTTACACCTTGAAATAACTCGGAATGCAAAAAATATGGCAAGACTGAACTACCGAGATTCCCGCCTGActgggaacggagtagccttccaattttgaatCTTGGCATTGGGCCTCATATATTGCACCTCACCAGCGCTTGAGCCTTCACCCGGCTGGACCATATGAGCCTCATATAACATTAGCCTCATTGCCCCACAGATGTCCTCAATTTCTTCGGTCGTGAAGgcatcatcttcttcctctatgTATCTTGGCTTGACAAACATTTTGGAGAGATGTGGGATCATATAGAGTAGACGTTGGGTTGGCTTCCTATTAATGAGATTATATACATGCCTGCCACCGGTCctcacttcctcctaatgggtctcagGAGTATCCAACCTTATGCACCGTACAGGGTTTTGAGACAGCTGGGAAGATGTGAAATAGTCCCAAAGGATGAAGACCTTAGCATTCATGCAGTTGAGATCCGCTTTGATGTATAATTTCATGAAGTAGTGgttcgccagatctggagtgagtgccaatacTTAACGGCGAACACCCGAGTACGAGATTTATCCAAGGGTGAAGTCTCGTCCGATTACCTTGCTTGGTTTAAAAGGAGTGTTGAGTTTGGGAGACTAGCTAAGAGGCCCCACCTCCAAGAATTTGTTGAAGCCTTACAagaacaatgggattggctgaccaaagaaaaggAATACAGAGCCACCATAAGCAAGTTGCAAGGGCAAATCAGGGATCTTAAATTTGATAGTGGTTTGCAAGTCGCTGCACATGAGGGTTAAAAGAAgaagttggcccaagaaaatgaagtcaTCTGAGCCCAAATTTAAAGAATAAAGATAGCTGCTGAAAACTCGGGAAGGAGCCAAGCAGATGAAAGACTTATAAACGGTCTTAGGCGAAAAGTGTGTGAGTATGAAACTATTGAAAACTATCCGAAAGTAGTCTGGCAAGAGCCCGGGCATAGTTGGCGAAGAACGCAGAAGGATGGGCAGAGTTTGTTCAGCAAATGAAAGGAAATATGATAGAGAGGTcgcaaatctaaagaagaagctaactaccctcgagaatgaaaTGGCTAAATAGACAAAGAACTTCAAGGCAgagagggaacattgttatgcattAATGGCCCGACTGGAAGAGGACATGCAACAACTGCAGGAGCAAAGCCATAATGACACccaagttttggaagctaggTCTCAACAAATTGGGCGCCTTCTCCAAGAGAAGGCATTATTAGAGAAAGGATTAGAGGaattgctgactacatcgtcatgaaatgccatgagtgtgaggatatgactagatccacTTTATTCGCCGTAGTGATGACTTTTGTTCGCCAGATAATGGATGACCTGGATCGTCTCCAAGGAAATCTTGCACGTAAGCCCGCGACGAGACTGACTGATATCCTGTGGCCCCTGGAGTAGTTTTGGAAGAACTTATGTAttcctgatttttctttttgagtctgtatttcagttTCCTTTTAGAGTCTGTTTTGAGCCTGTTTTAGTTTTTCAGTTTTTAGGTATGTATGATGGAGTCGTTGTAAtagagaaaaattagaagtttttattttaatgaaaatttgaaaaaaaagcaaaattatttctttcttttatttcgcatttatccCTTGAACTACGTGATGATTTGATTCACGCGGCGTtgtaatacgtaggcaatccccatcggatccggtcatggttttagataactcaaataagagagaaaatgacgaaaagagaaaacaagaaaaagagagaaaacaagaataaGAGAGAAAACAATACAAGAGAGAGAgtgcaaagaaaagagagcaaataataaAAAGtgccaaaaagaaaaggaaaatgcaAAGATCTGGGAGATAAACAAAAGCCGGGATGAGACACACAGCCGTtgtaaaacatgtagaaacacgtttaactatttaggtgcattgcattccccaacgtgcgataccctatgtgttaattgtctcAAACTAATCGGTTTGTTGTGTATGCTTTAAGACCAGGTTCTGTTttaaggtgattggttttgtGGTAACTTGGCTTCGCACCCTTACTTtacaagatcaaagggaagtgtCGAAAGTCGTCAAAGAGTCATCTACCAACAATTCCCATCCTAGAGGACAACCCGTTGTCGGTTATCCCAACGTAAGAGTCGGCGACTGCTGAAGAGAATAGGCTACTGCGCCTTCGCATGTTAGAAATATGGGACGCCTTGTCTAATGGGAGAGAGCCTCCTAGTGCAATACCTGGTTTCGCTGAGTTGATCACCACAACAAGTGGAACCTCCAAAATCCATATAAATTACCCAAACTCCCCACTCGTATACCCCACCATGTCAGCCCATTTTGCCGAAATGCCTTCTGAGGTTTGCCCCCAGGCGCTGATTGCGGGAGTGGCTTCTAACATATTAACCGCACTACCAACCTCAGCTATGGCACATCCAACTTTTCCCAGGCCAAGCTTTGAGCTATGATCCTTTACTTTCCAAATACCACCATTTCCATTAGACACGACTCATTTCACCACAAACTCTTACCCCCGACAACCTCGGTATGAGTTTACCGCAGGACAAGAGAGAACTGTAAAGAATCCCGAACAAGAGGAGATCACAcggaaaatgaaaagcatagaacaaagtCTCAAGAACATACAAGGCCTGAGTGGCCAGAAGAGTGTATCCTATATTGACTTGTGCATGTTCCCGCATGTTCATCTGCCCatcggtttcaagactcccaagttTGAAAATTATGATGGACATGGGGACCCCATAGCTCACATGAAGAGGTATTGCAATCTATTGAGGGGAGCGAGCGGAAAAGAAGAGCTCCTAATGGCTTACTTTGGGGAGAGTTTAGTCAGAATTGCAtccgaatggtatatggaccaagacatctcccgctggcacatatgggatgacttggcccgagactttgtcaaacagttccagtACAATGTCTACATAGCTCCAGATAGAAACTCTTTGTCTAATTTCAAGAATAAGTCTTCGGAGAGCTTCCGAGAGTACGTCGTCAAGTGGCATGAACAAGCTGCTAGGGTTAAACCCCcaatggatgagaccgagatggtCAATGTCTTCCTGCAATCCCAAGAGGCTGATTAcatccagaacatgatgtccgctatgGGCAAGCCATTTGCAAAAGCCATAAAGATTggggaaatggtagagaatgatCTGAAAACAGGATGCATCCTGAGCCAGTCGGCTATAAGAGCTACTTCTCAAGCAATCCAGAATGGGTCAGGGTTGCAGCGAaccgaaagaagaaagaagaagtggcaatgatggcctcaagtctgagaaaccccCGTCAACTGTGAGGTTACTTTGGTTCC
This genomic stretch from Nicotiana sylvestris chromosome 9, ASM39365v2, whole genome shotgun sequence harbors:
- the LOC138877423 gene encoding uncharacterized protein, with product MKSIEQSLKNIQGLSGQKSVSYIDLCMFPHVHLPIGFKTPKFENYDGHGDPIAHMKRYCNLLRGASGKEELLMAYFGESLVRIASEWYMDQDISRWHIWDDLARDFVKQFQYNVYIAPDRNSLSNFKNKSSESFREYVVKWHEQAARVKPPMDETEMVNVFLQSQEADYIQNMMSAMGKPFAKAIKIGEMVENDLKTGCILSQSAIRATSQAIQNGSGLQRTERRKKKWQ